The Amblyomma americanum isolate KBUSLIRL-KWMA chromosome 5, ASM5285725v1, whole genome shotgun sequence genome window below encodes:
- the LOC144133978 gene encoding uncharacterized protein LOC144133978 codes for MLAEERSAVNSLRRNQDIVILTADKGNATVMLNRPDYDKKMLDLLQDRSTYVRRSQDPTSKLERELQKLIVDVFHFVPPHHKSLYFRLLCRNGCAPALYGLPKIHKEGVPMRPIVDFTRSSLYELSGYLHRVFAPLVVKGSTFIRNSCEFIEKVRDISVDDDDLMVSFDVKSLFTSVPVDLAVDVCGAALHSDEKLGERTPFEAPDLLRLLKFCLENTYFVFRGALYKQVHGTAIGAAISVTAANLTLEAIENQALASFQPRPKMFLRYIDDCFCIIKRDALTAFTEHINSIAEAITFTAEEEVANRLPFFWTCQ; via the coding sequence ATGCTTGCTGAGGAACGCAGTGCTGTCAACAGCCTGCGGAGGAACCAGGATATTGTTATCCTCACCGCCGACAAAGGTAATGCCACTGTCATGTTGAACAGGCCAGACTACGACAAAAAGATGCTGGATCTTCTGCAGGACAGGAGCACGTATGTACGTCGCTCTCAAGACCCTACATCTAAGTTAGAACGAGAACTGCAGAAACTAATTGTCGACGTGTTCCACTTCGTACCGCCCCACCATAAGTCACTGTACTTCAGGCTCCTCTGCCGCAATGGGTGCGCACCTGCGTtgtatggcttgccaaagatcCACAAAGAGGGCGTCCCTATGCGACCGATAGTGGACTTCACCCGTTCCTCCTTGTACGAGCTCTCGGGCTACCTTCACCGCGTCTTCGCGCCGCTAGTCGTGAAAGGATCCACGTTTATACGAAACTCGTGCGAGTTCATCGAAAAGGTGCGTGACATATCTGTGGATGACGATGACTTAATGGTGTCTTTTGACGTCAAGTCCTTGTTCACAAGCGTCCCTGTGGATCTAGCGGTGgatgtatgcggcgctgcccttcACTCAGACGAGAAGCTCGGCGAAAGAACACCTTTCGAGGCACCGGACCTGTTGAGGCTCTTGAAATTTTGCCTAGAAAACACATATTTCGTCTTCCGAGGCGCCTTATACAAACAGGTGCATGGAACAGCAATCGGCGCGGCCATTTCggtcacggctgccaacctgaccTTGGAAGCTATAGAAAACCAAGCTCTGGCGTCTTTCCAACCTCGGCCTAAGATGTTCCTGCGATATATTGATGATTGCTTTTGCATCATAAAAAGGGATGCACTCACAGCCTTCACAGAGCACATCAACAGCATCGCTGAGGCCATTACGTTTACTGCTGAGGAGGAGGTTGCCAACCGCCTGCCTTTTTTTTGGACGTGTCAGTAG